In Paracoccus contaminans, the genomic stretch CCATCACCACGCGCTGCGCCAGTTTCGGGCCGATGCCGGGCGCCTTGCGCACCGCCGACCAGTCGCCCAGCGCGATGGCGCGCCCCACCCCCTCGGCCCCCAGCGTTCCCAGGATCGCCAGCGAGGCTTTCGCCCCGATCCCCTGCACGGATGTCAGCAGCCGGTGCCATTCCTTTTCCAGCAGGCTGGGAAAGCCGAACAGCTGCAGCAGATCCTCGCGCACCAGCAGGTCGGTATACAGCGCCGCCGCCTGCCCCACCGGCGGAAGGCTGGCGGCGGTCCGCTCGCTCACATGGACGATATAGCCCACGCCCCGCACGTCGATCAGGACATGGTCGGCGGCGCGGTGCAGGATGATCCCAGCGATGCGGCCGATCACGCGACCACCTTGATGCGCAGCACGCGGCTTTGCAGATGGCGGGCGTGGCAGATGGCGATGGCCAGCGCATCGGCGGCATCCGGCCCGGCCAGGTCCACCCCCGGCAGGACCAGGCGGACCATGTGTTCGACCTGCTGCTTTTGCGCATGGCCGACGCCGACGATCGCCTTCTTCACCGCATTGGGGGCATATTCCCCGACCTCGATCCCGGCCTGCGCCGGCGCGAGCAGCGCCACCCCCCGCGCCTGCCCCAGCTTCAGCGTGCCGACCGCGTCCTTGTTGACAAAGGTCTGTTCCACCGCGGCGGCATCGGGCGCATGGGCGGCGATGACCGCCGCAAGGCCCCGGTGCAGATCGCACAGCCGGGCCGCAAGACTGGCCGCGCCCGACCGCACGATGCCGTTCGCCACATGGGAGATGCGCGAGCCGTCCACCACGATCACGCCCCAGCCCATGTTCACCAGGCCGGGATCTATGCCCAGAACCCTCATCGCCTGCCTCGCTCGCCTTTTGCCCCCGGCTAGCACGAAGCGCGAACACCGCCTAGCGTCTTTTGGGCCGTTTGCTTGACACATGGCGCCAGCCTTGGGAAACCGGGCCAAACGGGGGAAATGCATGTCGCCAGCACTGATTGCTGCGCTGCCGTTCATCGGGGCGCTGCTGCCGGGACTGATGGTCCGCGCGGGCCGGTCGGCCGCCGCGAGCGCCTGCGCCGCGGCGAGCGCGCTGGCGCTGCTGGGCCTGCTGCTGCATGCGCCCGCCATCACCGCAGGCGAGGTCATTGCCACGCGCATCCAGTGGATGCCGCAGATCGGCCTGAACGCCGATTTCCGGCTCGACGGGCTGGGGCTGCTGTTCGGGATCATGATCCTGGGGATCGGGCTGCTGGTCATCCTCTATGCCCGGCACTATCTGTCGCAGGCGGATGCGGCGGGGCCGTTCTTCACCTGGCTGATGCTGTTCCAGGGCGCGATGACGGGCATCGTGCTGTCGGACAACATCCTGATGATGCTTGTCTTCTGGGAACTGACCTCGCTGTCCTCGTTCATGCTGATCGGGTTCTGGAAGCATCTGCCCGAGGGCCGGCAGGGCGCGCGCATGGCGCTGACCGTGACGGGCCTTGGCGGGCTGGCGATGATCGCCGGCTGCCTGATGCTGGGTCAGGTCGCGGGCAGTTACCGCCTCTCCGACATCCTTGCGGTGCGCGGGGCCATCCAGGGATCGCCCCTCTACCTGCCGGCGCTGGTGCTGATCCTGATCGGCGCCTTCACCAAGTCGGCGCAGTTCCCGTTCCATTTCTGGCTGCCCCGCGCGATGGCCGCGCCCACGCCGGTCAGCGCCTATCTGCACTCGGCTACGATGGTCAAGGCGGGCATCTTCCTGATGGCGCGGCTGTGGCCGGTGCTGGCAGGCACGCCCGAATGGACAGGCATCGTCGCCACCGCGGGGCTGGTGACGATGCTGGCCGGGGCGGTGATCGCGCTGTTTCAGGATGACCTGAAAGGGCTGCTGGCCTATTCCACGATCAGCCATCTGGGCCTCATCACCATGCTGCTGGGCCTTGGGACCGAGGAAGCGGCCGTCGCCGCCGTGTTCCACATCATCGCCCATGCGACCTTCAAGGCGGCGCTGTTCATGGCCGCCGGCATCGTCGATCACGAAGCGCATACCCGCTCGATCGCCAGGCTGGGCGGGCTGCGCAGGCTGATGCCCCTGACCTTCGCCATCGTGCTGGTCGCCGCGCTGTCGATGGCGGGGATCCCGCCCTTCAGCGGCTTCATTTCCAAGGAACTGATGCTGGAAAACGCCGCGCGCGCCGATCTCGGCGGGATGGCCTGGCTGGTGGGCGCGCTGGCGACGCTGGGGGCGCTGGTCTCGGTCGCCTATTCGCTGCGGATGATCGTGCATGTCTTCCTGGGACCGGTGCGCCAGGATCATCCGGCCCCGCCGCATGATCCGGGCATCGGGCTGTGGCTGGCCCCCGCGCTGCTGGCGGCGCTGGTGGTCGTGGGGGGGCTGGCACCGAACCTGACCTTGGGTTGGCTGGTCGAGGCCGCCGCGGCCGCCGTCACGGGCGCGCATCCGCACCCCCATTTCGCGCTGTGGCATGGCTTTACCCCGGCGTTGAAGATGTCGCTGGCGGCGATCCTGGGGGGCGCGGCGCTGCTGGCGCTGTGGCGGCCGGCCAACGGGCTGAGGCTGGCGCTGCCCCGCCCCGACGCGGGGGCGATCTTTGACGACATGACCGGGACGGCGGCGGCCTGGGCGCGCCGGTTCACGAGCGGCGTCACCAACGGGTCGATGTCGCGGGCGCTGGCGCTGCTGATGCTGACGGCCACCGCGGCGGGCTTTGCCGCCTGGCAGACCGGCCGGGCCGGGCCCGAGGTGCGTCCCATGCTGCCCGTCACCCCGATCGCGGCCCTGGGCTGGGTGATGGCGATGCTGGCCACCGGCACGATGGTCGCGCTGCATCGCCGCCGCATCCTCGCGCTGGTGCTGGTGGGGATCGTGGGGCTGATCGTCAGCTGCGCCTTTGTCTATCTGTCCGCCCCCGACCTGGCCCTGACGCAGATCACGGTCGAGGTGGTGACGGTCATGCTGCTGCTGCTGGCGCTGAACTTTTTGCCCAAGCGGACGGTGCTGGACACCGGCAACGTCAAGCGCGGCGCCGACGCCTTCGTGGCCGCGCTGACCGGCCTTGGCGTCGGCATCCTGGCCTATGCGATCATGCGGCGCGATTTCGCCTTTCCGTCGATCAAGGACTACATGCTGGCCACCAGCCACGATCTGGGGGGCGGCGACAACGTGGTGAACGTGATCCTGGTCGATTTCCGCGGCTATGACACCTATGGCGAGATCACCGTTCTGGGCATCGCCGCGCTGACCATCTTTGCGCTGACCGAAACGCTGCTGGCCGGGCGGTCGGGGCGGCGCCTTTCGGCGTGGAAGGGCGACATGCGCCGCGCGGGTGACCGGCACCCGCTGATGCTGGTGGTGGCGACGCGGGTTCTGCTGCCGATCTCGCTGGTGGTGGGGCTGTATATCTTCCTGCGCGGGCACAATGCGCCGGGGGGCGGCTTCGTCGCGGGGCTGATCGTATCGGTGGCGCTGGTCATGCAATACATGGCCTCGGGCTTTGCCTGGGCGATGCAGCGCCAGAACATCCCCTATCACACGCTGATCGGGCTGGGCGTGCTGTGTGCGGGCATCACCGGCGCGGGCGCCTGGTTCGCGGGCAAGCCGTTCCTCACCTCGGCCTTCGGTTATGTTCACCTGATCGGGGTCGAGCCGTTCGAGCTTGCCACCGCCATGGGCTTTGACACCGGCGTGTTCCTGGCAGTCGTGGGCGCGGTGATGCTGGCGCTGAACTCGCTCTCGCGGATCGCCCGCGCCGCCGGCCAGCGCGTGAACGCCGAGCCGATGGACATCCACCCCGAAAGGCCGCGCTGATGGAGATCTTGATCGCATCCGCCATCGGCTTCATGACCGCCGCGGGCGTCTATCTGACGCTGCGCAAGCGCAGCTTTGCGGTGGTGCTGGGCATGACGATGCTGAGCTATGCCACCAACCTGTTCCTGTTCGCCGCCGGCCGCATCGTCGTGGACCAGCCGCCCGTCCTGCGCGATGGCGTCACCGCCTATACCGACCCGATCCCGCAGG encodes the following:
- the ruvA gene encoding Holliday junction branch migration protein RuvA; its protein translation is MIGRIAGIILHRAADHVLIDVRGVGYIVHVSERTAASLPPVGQAAALYTDLLVREDLLQLFGFPSLLEKEWHRLLTSVQGIGAKASLAILGTLGAEGVGRAIALGDWSAVRKAPGIGPKLAQRVVMELKDKAPTIMAMGGDLTVDAGAPVIEADSPAAPMPSPPPGVRRNPGSAAASAEALSALTNLGYGPSEAAGAVAEAAAREPEAPTPALIRAALRALAPKE
- the ruvC gene encoding crossover junction endodeoxyribonuclease RuvC; amino-acid sequence: MRVLGIDPGLVNMGWGVIVVDGSRISHVANGIVRSGAASLAARLCDLHRGLAAVIAAHAPDAAAVEQTFVNKDAVGTLKLGQARGVALLAPAQAGIEVGEYAPNAVKKAIVGVGHAQKQQVEHMVRLVLPGVDLAGPDAADALAIAICHARHLQSRVLRIKVVA
- a CDS encoding monovalent cation/H+ antiporter subunit A; this translates as MSPALIAALPFIGALLPGLMVRAGRSAAASACAAASALALLGLLLHAPAITAGEVIATRIQWMPQIGLNADFRLDGLGLLFGIMILGIGLLVILYARHYLSQADAAGPFFTWLMLFQGAMTGIVLSDNILMMLVFWELTSLSSFMLIGFWKHLPEGRQGARMALTVTGLGGLAMIAGCLMLGQVAGSYRLSDILAVRGAIQGSPLYLPALVLILIGAFTKSAQFPFHFWLPRAMAAPTPVSAYLHSATMVKAGIFLMARLWPVLAGTPEWTGIVATAGLVTMLAGAVIALFQDDLKGLLAYSTISHLGLITMLLGLGTEEAAVAAVFHIIAHATFKAALFMAAGIVDHEAHTRSIARLGGLRRLMPLTFAIVLVAALSMAGIPPFSGFISKELMLENAARADLGGMAWLVGALATLGALVSVAYSLRMIVHVFLGPVRQDHPAPPHDPGIGLWLAPALLAALVVVGGLAPNLTLGWLVEAAAAAVTGAHPHPHFALWHGFTPALKMSLAAILGGAALLALWRPANGLRLALPRPDAGAIFDDMTGTAAAWARRFTSGVTNGSMSRALALLMLTATAAGFAAWQTGRAGPEVRPMLPVTPIAALGWVMAMLATGTMVALHRRRILALVLVGIVGLIVSCAFVYLSAPDLALTQITVEVVTVMLLLLALNFLPKRTVLDTGNVKRGADAFVAALTGLGVGILAYAIMRRDFAFPSIKDYMLATSHDLGGGDNVVNVILVDFRGYDTYGEITVLGIAALTIFALTETLLAGRSGRRLSAWKGDMRRAGDRHPLMLVVATRVLLPISLVVGLYIFLRGHNAPGGGFVAGLIVSVALVMQYMASGFAWAMQRQNIPYHTLIGLGVLCAGITGAGAWFAGKPFLTSAFGYVHLIGVEPFELATAMGFDTGVFLAVVGAVMLALNSLSRIARAAGQRVNAEPMDIHPERPR
- a CDS encoding Na+/H+ antiporter subunit C; this translates as MEILIASAIGFMTAAGVYLTLRKRSFAVVLGMTMLSYATNLFLFAAGRIVVDQPPVLRDGVTAYTDPIPQALVLTAIVISFGMTAVVVLMALGAFLEGGDDRVDLPRRERGGADR